In the genome of Oncorhynchus nerka isolate Pitt River linkage group LG27, Oner_Uvic_2.0, whole genome shotgun sequence, the window AGGAGGAACCCCGGAGTGGAGGCGTGGCTTATTAGAGGTGTGGCTTCAATGTAGCAACAGGTTCCAGGAGGAACCCCGGAGTGGAGGCGTGGCTTATTAGAAGTGTGGCTTCAATGTAGCAACAGGTTCCAGGAGGAACCCCGGAGTGGAGGCGTGGCTTATTAGGGGTGTGGCTTCAATGTAGCAACAGGTTCCAGGAGGAACCCCGGAGTGGAGGCGTGGCTTATTAGGGGTGTGGCTTTAAGATATATCTTGTTGGGTCACCAGTTTGAGTAAATGTCCTTCctgttcatctgttctgttgttcaAGGAAGCTTACAGAGGTGAATGACTTCCTCAGTCAAGAGCCTATGAAAATTGCAAAGTTGGAATAGTTACTACTTTATTACTATATTTAATCAGCAATGTTTATATTATTCATATTATATTAGAATATGCAATATGCATAAATATTGAAGGAACATtgaaatttgcagtgtacaaGCTGAACATGGTGAAtaggaatgacatttactctaaCGGGTGCCCCCCCAAAATGATCTGAAAGCCACACTTCCAATAATCCACGCCTCTAGTCTCCTCATAGGCTGCCTCTACAATATATTATTAAAAAGGTTAAAAATGCAACCCCTCCCATCACAAAAAGGTTCCGGTGGGGTTCCAATAACCTTTTTGAACTGGAAAGGTCCTGCCGGTGCGGCAACCCAAAAGGTTCTTCCAGGCATCTTCACTGCTAAGAGTGTATCCCTGGTTATCTCCCTAGCACGCCCTCTTGCAGGAATAAGATATATGCACACCTTATTCACGTGAAAACCTCTGTTGGGGCACAACATTTTGGCACCTCTTCAAAGCCTATCCTAAACTCTTTAGAAGTAGCACTGTTGACTAATTATGGCAACAGAACAGGGAAAAGAGACAAGCCAAGACATTGTTTATTTAAAGGCTTGGGTGTATTGATTTTGCGGTTGAATAAAACCAAATGATTTGATGAAACTGCCTCTGTCAAACACAAAGGCAGACGATTAGTCATCCCAGTTAATAATCATGTTTCCTGTATGGTGAGTCAGAACACGACAGGTTCACACAGGTACTCCAGGGAGGAGCCTGAAAGGCCACGATACTCCCAGGCCTTCCTTTGTCATGCAAAGACATCAAAGCTCAGTAATTTTCCTCTACTGTAAAGGTCAGGACATGATGTTAGTAGGTAATCATTGAGCTGAGGTCTTTTCTTCTCTTTGTCACAGCCTCGACAGAACCTCCCGCTCTGGCTGCTGGGGATTTTCTTGGGGAAACTTTCAAGATCTTCAAGAAGCGTGTAGTGGGTCCCCCGGATGCCACCAATGGAACATCCAGCAGTGACGAAACAGTGGACCTAGATCATTTGGTGACCCCTGACCCTGTGACATCTGACCCGGAAGACCAGCTGCCTACCTTTGACCCAGAGGAGGGCAGCACAGATGAAACAGAGGGCAGCACTACAGAGGACAGTATGAAACACCCCACTTCAGGACAAGACGATGAAGGGGAGCTGTTTGACGCCAACCTTAAACCTAGCTTTAACCTCCGCCCCAGTCCAACTCCTCGCCCCAGTCCAACTCCTCGCCCCAGTCAAAGCAACACAGAGGACAATTATGAAAAGTACGACTATGATTCCAGTCCAAGTGATAGACCTGATTCACCAGAGGAAGATGAAATGATCCTGGATACCGAAAGCCCCACAGCAGAGTTTGTCCCCACAGCAGAGTTTGTCCCCACAGCAGAGTTTGTCCCCACTGCAGAGTTTGTCCCCACAGCAGAGTTTGTCCCCACAGCAGAGTTTGTCCCCACAGCTTGTCCCCACAGAGTTTGTCCCCACAGCAGAGTTTGTCCCCACTGCAGAGTTTGTCCCCACAGCAGAGTTTGTCCCCACAGCAGAGTTTGTCCCCACAGCAGATGTTGTCCCCACAGTAGAGTTTGTCCCCACTGCAGAGTTTGTCCCCACAGCAGAGTTTGTCCCCACAGCAGAGTTTGTCCCCACAGCAGAGTTTGTCCCCACTGCAGAGTTGAACCCCACCACTGATTTTCCGATTGATTTGGAAGATGTTAACGCAATCCTTGACGctaaccccagccccagtccttATCCAACTCATGACGctaaccccagccccagtccttATCCAACTCATGATGCTAGCACCACAACAGAGCTAGAGGAGTTGGAGGACGATATATTCAGACCAAACTTTGTCGCCAGCCCTAGTCGTGTACCGGATCCCAGTCCCAGCCATAGTCCCATCTCAGAGTTTGAAGAAGAAGACCTGTTACCTCTTAGCCTTGATCCAAGCTTTAGTACCACCTCCAGACCTAGCCAAAGTTCGGGGAGCAGCCATACACCTAGTTCTAACCTAACCAGTATGACAGGCTTGGAGGAAGGCGGGGCTGCAAAGATGAATACAGAGCTGGCCTTCACCTCAACCACCAGTTCTGCCGCACCTACAACAGTCAGGATGAATTCAGACATCGAAGGGTCAGGGTCGGGATTCCTGCCTCAGAGTAGCACCACAGTAGCAGCCCCTGCTGGCGAGGAGGACCAAACATACAACTCCCTAGTCGATAAGCCATTCATTGAAACAAAGACAAGAATTCAAGGCAGCAATAGGCTTGCTCTACCAAGGGAGGAACCGGCAGTGGATACCTCTACAGGTACAGTACTGTTTATCTAGGAGAAGTGTACTAATATTCTGTCCCTTCAAAGTTCTTGTGTTCAGGTCTATATACCTGCTCTAATGAGAACAGAACTTTTTTGCTAGTATTGAACACATCTCTTTGAGTGTAAATTGTAGTTAATCTATCTCTATTTCCACAGTTCTTCGTGATGCAGCTGCTGTAAAACCAACCCCATCCAGACAACATGATTCATATACATCGGGTCAGTTCCTGAAACACGCCCAGCTAACAAGATATTCTGCTGATACACCAGGGAACGTTGTGCTCCTTGGTGCAGTTTACATTTGAAGACAATGTTTTGTGAATGTACTAGAGGACCCAGTAGACACGGTCACTTCCCCTCACTGTCTGCTtcgtcttcttctcctcctcctccaggttgGTTGATCATCGTTGCCTTCGTCGCGGGCGTGGTGGTCTTGGTCGTAATCTGTGTCGCCATAGGTACCAGAGACAGGTAAAATCCACCACTTTCAAACCCATCCCGGAAAATATGTTCATGAGATTGAAACATGTTGTCACTTAGTTACAAACCATGGAATGAAACCATGTCAAATCATCTTGCAGATGGAATGCACCGGCCCAGGCTTCTGAGAAGAAGGTCGCCAACGAGAGCTCAGGAGATGAGAAGGCGGAGCGGGAAATGGAGAGGTTTCTGTCTAAAGAGAGGCCAAGGGAAAACATCCACGCTGGAGAGTACACTGTTATACTTCTGGAGGACCTCCCTGAGAAAGAGCCGCTGGACTGAGACGGGCCAAGGAGATGCAGAACGGGGACAAAATAAGAACAACGGACACCTGAGAAATAGAATGGAACGGGTCTCCCCATTCTAGTCAATGGTGGCATAGTGGGTGGCATAATGGGTGGCATAATGGGTGGACCCccccattcttgacacacacaggaaactgttgagtgtgaaaaacccagcagcattgtagttcttgacacaaacgggtgcacctggcacctaccctgttcaaaggcacttaaatattttgtcttgcccattccccctctgaatggctcacagacacaatccatgtctcaattgtctcaaagcacaatccagtctcctccccttcttctacactgattgacgtgaatttaacaagtgacatcaataagggatcatggctttcacctggattcacctggtcagtctatgtcatggaaagatttCTCACAGCAGGGAAAGAATCCTGCAGCAACTGGAAATGTGAATGATTGTGTGgtttataattaatggacatttttgtaggggttgataatgCATTTTTGTACTTacggcaaatcaagtctgacatttttaagcggaaattacaaactttagaactCTTTGTAAACTTTGAATAACTACACGTTTGCATTTCCTACCTTGCAGGAAATTTGCTGCAACAAccgggtgatcaaattaagacccTACATCTGTAGCTAGTGATTCCTGATTCTATGACTATGAATGGAGACATTCTAGAATGTATGTGGGACACGTCTGTGGCGTGTGAGTTTGAACTGTCCCTTTGACCTTTGGTAGCCCAGATAAGTCAGATTGATAAACACCTGCTCCGATGGGCTATGGATGAACACGCTGCTATATCTCTGTTGACATTATGTATATTATCAACGTTACAAACACTGTCAGAACCATtgatagaaaaaaaagaaaacaaggtCATACTGAATTTATAATTCTCACTCACCGaccagtgttgttgttgttgttattgttggtgttgttgttgttattgttgttgttgtttttgttggtgttgttgttgttgttgttattgttgttattgttggtgTTATTTTTGTTTTGATATTGCACTATTTTTTTTATCAACAAATGTTATTTGTGTACATGTTTTTGATCATCCTGTTAAAGAAAATACAGAATCCATACAGAATATAAATGAATGTGTTTCTAGATGTTTCATAGTGACACATACACTCAGGGACTCACATAAGTGCTACACAGCCACACTAAGTCAAGCATAGCAGAAAGACCGAATACCAACCTACTTAGAGCCCTGCTTTTCACTACATTTCCACTGGGTGTAAAATCCTGCTGACTGTGGCATTACGTATTGTTCAGATGAATGCCGGTATGTGAGTCATAGTAAGTATAATATACTTTATACTTCATATGTATTCGTTTTAAACACTCAGTGTTCTTCTGGTGTTAGACAGTTGTATGATGCTCAGTGCATAGCTACTGCTGCAGTATAATGGATGCATTTTAAACCATTACAACACTTCATTAGTCAGCTACACTAAATGGTTCCCAAATGTAGTTTCTCCCTTCTATTTCCACGTCTGTTCATATAAAGTGTACTGCAGATAATTTTAAACTATG includes:
- the LOC115127922 gene encoding cell surface glycoprotein 1-like gives rise to the protein MPISDLRMWTLLLGVIFGLLAPVQSDPVPASTEPPALAAGDFLGETFKIFKKRVVGPPDATNGTSSSDETVDLDHLVTPDPVTSDPEDQLPTFDPEEGSTDETEGSTTEDSMKHPTSGQDDEGELFDANLKPSFNLRPSPTPRPSPTPRPSQSNTEDNYEKYDYDSSPSDRPDSPEEDEMILDTESPTAEFVPTAEFVPTAEFVPTAEFVPTAEFVPTAEFVPTFVPTAEFVPTAEFVPTAEFVPTADVVPTVEFVPTAEFVPTAEFVPTAEFVPTAEFVPTAELNPTTDFPIDLEDVNAILDANPSPSPYPTHDANPSPSPYPTHDASTTTELEELEDDIFRPNFVASPSRVPDPSPSHSPISEFEEEDLLPLSLDPSFSTTSRPSQSSGSSHTPSSNLTSMTGLEEGGAAKMNTELAFTSTTSSAAPTTVRMNSDIEGSGSGFLPQSSTTVAAPAGEEDQTYNSLVDKPFIETKTRIQGSNRLALPREEPAVDTSTVLRDAAAVKPTPSRQHDSYTSGWLIIVAFVAGVVVLVVICVAIGTRDRWNAPAQASEKKVANESSGDEKAEREMERFLSKERPRENIHAGEYTVILLEDLPEKEPLD